In Apis mellifera strain DH4 unplaced genomic scaffold, Amel_HAv3.1 GroupUN_248, whole genome shotgun sequence, the DNA window attcTTCATTATAGCTTgctgttatattaattgtttaatataatataatataattataatataatataattatcattgtctaattaaaatatcatgaattaaaaaaataatattcaagtacttgaacaaataaaaaattttaaaaaattattattagttcaCTTCTATAATTTCTCGTGATAAAATTTGtaggtaatatttttaatatttatttattattagtgttttatttttttaaaattatatttaatctttctttgcattttttgtaaatataaataatgtaatcatGATTGAATAGattgagaaaatgaaatatgagaTTATCATTACGTTATCATTATGTTATCAGTAcgtaatttgttaaattacattcaacaaatttttaaatttaattttttcaaaaatagagttatatatgaaaattttgttctatatttttaatttaattttatataaaaaattatctttttttctatacttTCGAGAActctctatatatttttattttgaaaacatatattgttgtttttttaaatctttttatgtaataatcttctatgaaaattattacattatttatatttatattcagaattatatttgaaatcattattttgtacataaaaatattatttatatattatgtctgatataaaagtataaaatataaaatatttatcacagtttataaattaataaatatcatattaataatttctctaataataataataataattataataataataatagtaacagtaacttattcatataattaaattaaaatatattattataaaataaaatattataaataaaatatttttttcctgaaataaaattaaataatatgacaatataacattttttaatttaaaattcattgtacaaataaatcattgtaatgaaaaaattctttttgtatttattttaaagatacaataagagctttatatttttatactatttttcatttcatttttatgtacaaattaagaataatagctgaatattaatcttatgTGTATGagtatatatagaaagtagagaaaagtaataattattacttattagaaaaaattgaataaattattgaataaattataaataaaaattaatcaatgctTTAACTTATACTTGACATGTTCAGGATAAAATTGTTGATCCCATGGCTTAAAAAGAGAAGTGGTTACGTATAAACGTGTTCCATCGAGACTTAATTGAAGCATTTGTGGAGATCCATAAAGACGTCGGCCTTTTATATAAGTTGGAGCCGGTTGTTCAGTAAGTTCATTATCCTGAATTACACgaatttttgaatcatttaaaattgatcCACCAAGAAAAATTTGACCAACTAATTTTGGTCTTTCCGtatcagaaatattatattgtctaATATCTCCATGAAGCCAATTTGATAAATAGAGATATTTATCATCAAGACTAATCAAAATATCCGTTATCATTCCTATATATGAAAACATATAACGTttgtcataaaaataaatgataaataattattttaataaaaattgttacatatattgaaatgatataataataaataataatgataatcataaatatgtaaatgtgtatatcaattttaataataaattctgattctataatattaatataaatattattataatattatataatatgcaagTTATATCCCATATTGATTTACTTCTATCGGGCTTAATACCTTATTAAAAAAGcagaattatttctatttgtattattataaaatattatttatttaaattttattttatttgaattgtatgttatttatatagatagattattgtatagatagatatttatttttgtatttgatattgattattatatttgatagatagaaatatatatatacctggcATTTGTGGAGTAATCCATCCTTCCACttgtttattaagaatttgaaTCACTTTTTTTGCAGCCCATTCTCCATttgatgttttataaaatttatatacatttgaaGTAACCGCACATCCTACAAATCCTTCGCTAGATTTTGGATTATGAAGAAATCGTACTTCAAGTGGCGCAATTCCATCTTCACCcaaatttaaaacttgtttcaattttctttcgttccatgaataaaaatttaaacttcttCCATATATTGCTAtagaatatggaaaaaaattatttattaaaacgaaacgttttaataataatttaataatttattatcaaaatgaaagttatttattaaataaaaaataaacaaataaggaAATAACCaatgattgataaatatagaaaatgataattaaccaGGATCGGCTATATCAGTTGTTGCATAGCCTTTTTTGAAAACTCTAGGTAGGGCCCATTCAGATGCAACGAGTACGTCATGATATGGTTGATACCAAAAATCGTAACCGAATGctgcttttttctctcctatGGTCCAGGTACCTTTCATTTCGAGTGTTTCTGCATTGACGCAAAGAAATTCACCTATAGCATCTCCATTTGGTTTACCCATTgcagaaatcaaaatttcaccAGTTGGCAAGCAATGACTTGTATGTAAAGTCGATATCCCATATTGATTTACTTCTATCGAGCTTAAtaccttattaaaaaaacagaaatagtTATTTCTATTCGTATTGaaacattcttttatataaaatgttgtttaaaatttgaaatgaaattaatatgtataaaattttcgattatttatacttgtatatttatataaaaaaataaaacataatccaACCTTTTTGATTGATGGAGTTCGTTCAGAACTTGTATCAATGAAGTAAACACGATCGGACATTAGACATGGAAGTATCAGAGTATCTCGTTTTTGTTGTTTATTATGACAACTGCTACAAATATTCCAACCAGAATGATGTAATTCGTCACCAATGTGAGGCATtcgtaatttatgaataatctataaaatgtaaatattttttgtgattaaattttaatatatatgcaaatttctaaaaatataaaaatttccatacattatattaaattattatccaaatattgtattaaattactgtgtttttcattaatttttttaatatatgtgaaaaataaaaattttatttatatcatatatatgtgtgtatatatatatatatatatatatatatatatatatatatatatatgtatgtatatatatacatatatatacatatattgtttcggttttgtttaatttaaaataatatttgttataattaataatataatatattttttatattaaacgtaTTCgtttttatgcaatattaaaattttttattcacaattttttattcatattagtTTCGCACGTACATAATTTTTCGTAcacatataattttgaatgtgaatatatatttatatatttgaaatataatacgatATCTCACATTTAtaggaatatatatgtatattgaaattcaactattaacaattaaaatgatttagaaCAATTAAGATgctatttttcaatgaattgaTAAAGCtggaatatatagaaatatgacTATTATGAAGCGGCTATCTATATCATAACATAAtgtgaaatattcaaagtaatAAGCATTTAGTTAAGTAACTAAACTAgtaactaatttatttttgttctaaAGGAATATCTTattgcaaatgaaaaaaattattaaaattttttaacaagataAAACTCTTAAGGTTTAAcaacatattttcatatcattGAAATCGGCTTTTTTGACAAATTGTTCAAGATTTTGGCAATTtgcattgtatattttatttataatttttttctatacaattgataattgaattgataacaatttagtatgtatatattttaatatataaatataaaatacataaatactatacaataaataaatatagaaatagtaCAAATTTGATGATTATCTaaacaatacaattatatgataagataaacaatataattatttatttagatataatactCTTAACTTAAGATacgtgtaaattttatatattgggactattaaataattaatctctttGTAAGATATActctttgtaaaaataaatctttctatAAGAGATTTTAATCATCTTTCTAATTCTACATTATATTATGTCATTCTTGTAATGATTACATTCCATCATAGTATGATTTGttcagttattttattttatatttacaatatgtattccttatattatatatttttaaatattgttaccgaaatataaacgaaaaagatttgatatttcattatctttatcaattattttttattttaatttaatttttaacgtttttgttatataactaTACTAACACTTTCTTCATTCtctattagttttttttatactattgaaataatgtaatatgcagatataaataaatgaatactccaagtattcatattttgcacatatataatatattaaaataatattatattaaaatataattaaatatatataattaaatatatataatatattatttatgtacttatatatttattaataaaatttatcatacctTACAATAATCTATGCTATTAGGATCTATATCAACTGTGCATAGAAtatcagatttatttttatctgtatGAATACACACTACATACATAAGTTTTTCACGTGGGCCTTCGAGCATTGCTGCTCTTGGCGATCTGTAACCAGGACCACTGCAACTCATAGTATCtaaaatatgattgaatatatatatgcataaaaatatgtgaaatatttgcGTTACTATTTTAgttgtttcattatatttttttattactattagatcatattttatataaagattttaaattaagatatatattttaacagaaagttaaatttataaacagatATATGATCTTTTCGCGTATGAGCTATATTTAAcgcacaatattattttataattatattattatttaatcgacgatgttgtaaattttatattcagtaattaatagaataaaaaaatataagattgaaaattaaacacTAGCTagatgatgaataaaaaaagaaggaattaatagatattataataataaataataataaataaatattattataataatatttttccataatgcaataataataatataaatataatattatatgcaataatattataaataattattttcaatttttattgaaataaaatcaatcttgacattagaaatatatatttttaatatccacTTACCATGTAATATACGCTACCATGCAATAACATGTCACTGAATGTTGAAGAATTATCTGAGAATGTCTATCTTTGAATGTTAGATAACGACAATGGAATTGGAGAAGGGAACTCTgtgatatattctatatataaatataaatatatgttcttACATCTAgatatacatgtacatatatctgtcatataatattattttaatattttatttattattattaatgagatttaatattttatgaatggaaatacaaattttatgatgtattattatgttttgttaaaataataatattcaaagataaaaaatgaaacttatgAATTCTTAAGATTTaacgaaaacgaaattaaattataaatctagttaatatatcgatatacgaTATACTCATACATCTTTACATATGTTatagaaaacaatttaaacaatttttggtAATTATAGGAAAATCTTCATtaatttctatgatttttacatattgttgttaaaattaatattttgaaactttttcttttatatgttaccgttacttaattttaattttcgagatatttgcaaaaaaagatcgttattattattatatagaatttgttTCATACGTTATATTCGCGGTTGCGTGTGCATAACCATGTGACTGTCACTTGTGATGATGATAAcaagcaataaaatataatgggtgaattaataaaaaatctacttGTTCATAAATTACGATGGGcttaaaatgtttcaaattcaatgctaagaatattttacggatatttcaaaatgcaaaaataaaatataaaacaaaatataaaatttttgaacgatctcaattataataatcgaaattataactataaatatcaataataatatttatatatttatatattcattgttcaaaagatttagaatttttaagtttGGCATTGGATTTGAAACATTTGGATTTTAAGGTATCATAATTCATaaagaaatagtttttttattgttttgaaaaCTGCAATgtgtttataaaaacaataaataaatgatagtcACAGACGTCTGcaatcacatatatatatatttatatatgtataagattttatatattaatatcaatttttttttgcaaatatctcgaaaattaagattattgaataacaattttttttatattttgaaaattattttataaattgactGGCAActgcaaaagaaaaagttgttCAAAATCTTATcctctatatatttaaaaatgattaaaattaaattagaaaattctattccgaataattattcaattttctatatatataacttaatcaaaaatttctgatatttacaaaaaaaattgttattattatattgaataatattatgtacatatatattcgtgaTAGATCGTGCAATCATTGTTTACTATATGTGTCGGTaagatataattgttatttactaTTCAAtcgataatcaaaatatactttatatttcatatttattattcgatcattgtaattttgatCCTTTAGAAGTTgtttcacattttatttttatattctatatattcaaaagatttgtgaaatatttaaattttaatgtaatagtaataattaaattttgcaaaactgaaaacagttttatatatatatatatatatataaacagttatatataaaaaaaattattatatatattatatatatcttatatatagaaaaaatatttaaaaaacatatttgtttttattgttaataatatatttaaaaatcatcaaaatgaAGACATCATTTGAtagattcatttaaatttatattatataatatttaaaatataatgaaaaaataaatttaagaactgatttattttaatattttttaataatacaaatcaaataacttaatttattcatttcctatataaaagaagagaatataatatataatagacaGATAactaaaacatatataattgatcaaaaatcaaaaatataatcgattaaaaaattacttcttcattgattttaatgagtttaaaagtatttcaactctattcatattgaatttgagatctaatgcaaataaaataaaatataaaacagttTTTGTTTAAgattactataaatataataatatttgtatttatatttataaatataataatataattataaaataaaaatatgataatataattcatattatatacttgTCAGTTATcgtgatatatataaacaattataataagtgaaaattttatgttaatacaTGTTCTTATGGtcatgaaattcaaaaatttaaaaatttaatgtatagaatttaatacaatagcaattattttttagaaattcttcgaaatttaaagAGCAATGATTAGATGTGttaggaaaaattatataacacttTATCTTtcgcaatatattttaaaattatgaaaaatagtattttctatacaattatgatttttttctatcattttctttattcttcttttgtaattattctaaaaatttttataatttttaaaattattttataaattctattttttttacgaaatcttagataaaaatgtaaatttgtaattaataaaaattaattaatttaattagtttaattaataataattagtaataagtaaattaattaatttaattagtttatttaattagtttaattaaattaattaatttacttattactaattattattaatttaattactataaatattatcttttaattcttcacaatttttaccgaatttttattttaaagacaatgaaatgaaaagttatttcttattaacttttaatataaatatatcaaaatcataAGATTAActgaattttaacatatatataatgtaaaaaatatatattgttaattatttatttttttaacattaattttaaattaatcattaaattaatcaaatattttttcaacaataaaatagttaatttaattttataatatttatatatattaaataaaataaattaaaatttactttaatttaaaatcaatcgaaaaaaattaaatttaaaataaaaagaattaaaataaaaataaaaagagatggaaaagaaagaaaataagagaaaaaaaagtcttCTCTAATAATTGTCAACAAATAGAagtaaaaacatatttttttattatcaataaattttcttgttttataacatatatttattagtattgCTCGACACAATACTATCAGATGCACACATATATTCACAAAcatcatgtatattttttgatatatttattacataaaatagtaGTAGAGTAGAAAATCATTTcttgtttgaatttttctttattaaaaacataagaaAGTATTAGAACTATTATGAaggttaaaaatattgttcaagagaatatatttttgtaattattttttaaatatataaatataaaagataaaaatatattttctttatttattaaataaaatacttcaaactttacttattaaataaaatactttaaattttacttattaaataaaatatattattttaatattggaaaaattttcatgtttaaaaatatttcaaaaaaatagtttaatcattataatataatgaacaaataactaatatgaaaataaattgacaaaatttattaaaaaaaattaattattataataaaattaatatttataaacaattaattttttaattatgaatagattattttctaaaatagatatataaatatataaaaacattattttctatatttaaatattgaaatttattttcaattttataatttttgtatgtagagtattaatataattaagaatcaattttagagattaaaacaaagataaaagttgatatacgaaaataaaatcgattaaaacttatttattaagtataattatataaaatataaacttatttattaaataagtttatatattatatgccacttaaatttacattaaatgaaataaaacgcagccaaaataaaatgatatgataGACAAAATTATCTCactttatttatgttttgctttatttaataaaaactccaattaattatattattcaaatttaataaataagtttcaaatatttctgtattccaatttttttgttaattaacttCTAGAATCGATtctcacgaatatatatattatagtatattaatatatgatatacatatatagtagaatatatatatatcatacattaTATGAACTATTTTATACTAATCCGAttgttttttatgataaagtctgaaattttattgcaattgaaatatattataaatatattatatattttatataaaaattggaagaataaaagattttcattatttttctgatttcaaaattgttaaaagttaatttttaaaatatatatttttgctaattttcttcataaaaaaatttttatttccacaaCTAATAAacatacttttttcttcttttatttttatcattaaaactagacttaataattattttaataatttatttaataattttctattattttaataattttctattcggcaaatgatattttgaattaagaaaattgatcaATACTATAAAAGCTTTtctattatagataataattgaagattaacaataattaaatcagttgtcgaaaagaatcgattttcttttttcttatattattataacaaattaggaatttttttatacataattcaaTTGTGTATTCaattgtgtaaaaaataactaaaattatataaagttaaaatactATAacgatatgaattttttttagaagtatTGCAATTTTCACTATCCATTAAAATGTTATGcactttcattaattaaaaaaaataaaataaattaattttaattaagtttgataaaattaattaattgtacatttatcatatttgaatttttttttatattttgtacattaattaagaattgttcagaaaaatattatcaaaatcaaaaccatttaagaatatttgttgttattttaattttaatattttatatgctaaaataattgaataataattattgtagttatataataattaatatagatagtctaataatttaatatcgaatcgattgttattacaatttctaataaaatgcaataaacaaaaacaaattttgatttgaaatatttaaaatatttatattcataataatacattatataatatatttagaagcATACTTAAATGTAGTAAATAcagaatttttcataaatatttttttacataaaataaaaaataagaaaatattaaaatataatagttttattccaaatagacaattctttgacaaattatattatatttctattattaaatatctatatttaataattatctataataatagataattattagaattgtttagtttaaaaatttttaatttaataaatataaattttaaaagaaaactctaattacatttaataattagaattatgaaattttcatattattaaagagtaattttttttttgttgaagtATTATCAATTCtcacaattttataatcaaaaatagaaatgtatattaatgaagctaaattcttataataagaatattcaattaatgctTAGCAATAATCAGAATcagtttcgttttttttttaaagagtaatgaattccaataatattctattaattttcgttacaaatttatcaaaaagtactcaaaattaaaatttattattttaaaaaaaatttgtaatttatctaattaataatattctcacAACTTTGTTtgcatagaatatttaattaaaattaaatgtaaagtgtaatcttttcaattaatatctttatttttattaaaaagtaagattcttgaaaatcattaataaatcacttatatatacataatatacatttatacaaggttttttattaaatttttaacataaatctTGGAATCCTGGAAGAAGATGATTTTTGttacataaattaacaaatgaataataataatataattaataataataattaataataataataataattaataataataatagattatgaAAATAGATTATGAAACTACAaaagtgtaaataaattaattaaagttatttatttgtcgcatatttatataactctgcatgtttttgaaattattttacataataactataatgaaatagtatatgaaaattttgaatctttataattttgtcctattattaaatatcgaaatgtaGTTATCaacatattaaatcaaaattaaaataaaattgttttttatatatacacaagtaatatagtaaattttttgGTTGTGTAGTAagtagtaaatttttttaaataataacaaataagaaaaatatttcttttatctttttacataATCTCATtccaatattctattattaaaaatatcgctccatttatattattatttcgaatagttATGATTAAAGACTTGGATTGTAtgggaaatttatttatcttcaatgatttgaaattcattcaatttgaagttgaaaaattcttaaaatttgacagtaaatttttttaagcaataaaaacattatcattaataaaattaacaataattttaaatttgaaaaattatctatattattttttagaaaatacgatttctaatatatcaatttttctttaaataaaatttaataaaaaataaataaataatttataatacttattatttgaaagatgtatttatcatataataatttcttgtaattttagataattttattaattgatgtcAGTAGACTTGTCtatttgcaaagaaaaataaatattattataaatattatttaagttcttttatttcaactttgtatcaattataaaaatttcaatgttctCTGTTAATTGTCTTTACTATTAAATtctacttttcttttattaaattattttatttgagatattttttttctttgctaataaatgaaaaattttaaatttaaaataataaaaaattttttttgattatgaagttgattaaattttattatttagttaaatttattttgagtttataaatcttcttctttctaattatagaatttattcaaaaatttgtattaaaatttttatgaataatattgaatatttatatctatctacattatctatctatttatattagattttgtaaaaactagaattttttacattgcaataaatatatattttaaaataaatataatcaaattcttcttatcattcaatgttaaaattatatatctttgtgttcttatttatataattcatgcatataaatataaaaattacaatgaaattattagaagtaattaaataattaaaataaacaattaattattaattttattatattagagaaGAATTTAGACTACTGTTGTAAAATTCAAGAttctttatttcgatattttttattaagaacttattacaaattaatgtaaattttttaaattattattgctcctattattatagtttctattattattgcttattaacatttcatggcatatcaaaatataatcaatcatttgtttactttattttgatttatttttgctg includes these proteins:
- the LOC551434 gene encoding selenium-binding protein 1-like isoform X1 → MLLHGSVYYMIIHKLRMPHIGDELHHSGWNICSSCHNKQQKRDTLILPCLMSDRVYFIDTSSERTPSIKKVLSSIEVNQYGISTLHTSHCLPTGEILISAMGKPNGDAIGEFLCVNAETLEMKGTWTIGEKKAAFGYDFWYQPYHDVLVASEWALPRVFKKGYATTDIADPAIYGRSLNFYSWNERKLKQVLNLGEDGIAPLEVRFLHNPKSSEGFVGCAVTSNVYKFYKTSNGEWAAKKVIQILNKQVEGWITPQMPGMITDILISLDDKYLYLSNWLHGDIRQYNISDTERPKLVGQIFLGGSILNDSKIRVIQDNELTEQPAPTYIKGRRLYGSPQMLQLSLDGTRLYVTTSLFKPWDQQFYPEHVKNGSTMVKLDIDIRNGGLKLDEEFLVDFGIEKDDILLAHEMRYPGGDCTSDIWLPED
- the LOC551434 gene encoding selenium-binding protein 1-like (The RefSeq protein has 1 substitution compared to this genomic sequence), with amino-acid sequence MSCSGPGYRSPRAAMLEGPREKLMYVVCIHTDKNKSDILCTVDIDPNSIDYCKIIHKLRMPHIGDELHHSGWNICSSCHNKQQKRDTLILPCLMSDRVYFIDTSSERTPSIKKVLSSIEVNQYGISTLHTSHCLPTGEILISAMGKPNGDAIGEFLCVNAETLEMKGTWTIGEKKAAFGYDFWYQPYHDVLVASEWALPRVFKKGYATTDIADPAIYGRSLNFYSWNERKLKQVLNLGEDGIAPLEVRFLHNPKSSEGFVGCAVTSNVYKFYKTSNGEWAAKKVIQILNKQVEGWITPQMPGMITDILISLDDKYLYLSNWLHGDIRQYNISDTERPKLVGQIFLGGSILNDSKIRVIQDNELTEQPAPTYIKGRRLYGSPQMLQLSLDGTRLYVTTSLFKPWDQQFYPEHVKNGSTMVKLDIDIRNGGLKLDEEFLVDFGIEKDDILLAHEMRYPGGDCTSDIWLSED